One Streptomyces sp. NBC_00102 DNA segment encodes these proteins:
- a CDS encoding peptidoglycan-binding protein: protein MATPLTADTLLKALRDEGLKVVEYKSWRTNNRDHKGPWGPVNGVMIHHTVTSGTANSVELCYSGRSDLPGPLCHGVIDKEGTVHLVGNGRANHAGLGDDDVLRAVIAEAAVLPADNEANTDGNARFYGFECVNLGDGQDPWPAAQLLAIERVSAALCRAHKWSERSVIGHLEWQPGKVDPRGFPMTAMRDRIGVRLGAAPDGPLPEPYEPFPGAGFFTIGRNSPIITAMGKRLVAEGCDLYAVGPGPTWSASDRASYAAWQRKLGYAGDAADGVPGEDSWARLKVPNV from the coding sequence ATGGCAACCCCCTTGACCGCCGACACCCTGCTGAAGGCCCTCCGCGACGAGGGTCTGAAGGTGGTGGAGTACAAGAGCTGGCGGACCAACAACCGTGATCACAAGGGCCCCTGGGGCCCGGTCAATGGCGTGATGATCCATCACACCGTCACTTCGGGCACCGCGAACTCCGTGGAGCTCTGCTACTCCGGACGTTCCGACCTCCCCGGGCCGCTCTGCCACGGGGTCATCGACAAGGAGGGCACGGTCCACCTGGTCGGCAACGGCCGTGCCAACCACGCCGGCCTCGGCGACGACGACGTGCTGCGCGCGGTGATCGCCGAGGCGGCGGTGCTGCCCGCCGACAACGAGGCGAACACCGACGGCAACGCCCGTTTCTACGGCTTCGAGTGCGTCAACCTGGGCGACGGCCAGGACCCCTGGCCTGCCGCCCAACTGCTGGCGATCGAACGGGTGTCGGCGGCGCTCTGCCGCGCCCACAAGTGGTCCGAGCGCTCGGTGATCGGGCATCTGGAGTGGCAGCCGGGGAAGGTCGACCCGCGCGGCTTCCCGATGACCGCGATGCGCGACCGGATCGGCGTCCGGCTCGGCGCGGCTCCGGACGGGCCGCTGCCGGAGCCGTACGAGCCGTTCCCCGGGGCCGGGTTCTTCACGATCGGGCGCAACAGTCCGATCATCACCGCCATGGGCAAGCGGCTGGTGGCGGAGGGCTGCGACCTGTACGCGGTCGGGCCAGGGCCCACCTGGTCGGCGTCCGACCGCGCTTCGTACGCCGCCTGGCAGCGCAAGCTCGGATACGCCGGCGACGCTGCCGACGGGGTCCCGGGCGAGGACAGCTGGGCGAGGCTCAAGGTGCCGAACGTGTGA
- a CDS encoding glycoside hydrolase family 3 C-terminal domain-containing protein: MRVSRRSLLRLGGAGTVAAGLSAVGPGAAASDKDSGASGKGAENTKDTGARTAEGAASVSVGPVTQPGSKAARAKAVEMVARMTTDEKIALLHGVNVKAEVARPGYIGKVVGNERLGIPATILADGPSGVGNGSTGVTQWPCSKALAATWDPAAAESYGKAYGGEQAAKGHNVALGPCVNILRTPRWGRSFETFTEDPHLNAALAGPVVRGIQSHHVIATVKHFAANNQETLRHSIDVVVSQRALHEIYFPAFRAAVQQGGVGAVMTAYNKVNGVWTHENRTLVQDVLRDGWGFDGMVMSDWGGTHSTVRTAEAGSTTEMPGSTYFGTALASAVARGAVTGETLDSMAVQVLTAMYRVGLFDHPLPDPLTLLDTVVSTEENRLLARRIGVQGSVLLKNAGGVLPFAVPRSVAVIGDAAGAGYRSHGGGSGSVNPYGGVVTPLAGITARAASAPGGVPVSYARGTLGVGALPAVPAEVLGAGLRAVYYASGDLTGAVLATTTTDRLDWTGAPAPVSGRTGAWSARYTGTYTASVAGRHRFSLSGGGAVVLTIDGSVVADFATGAEAVQNGFVTLAEGPHTIEVTYRHASGTPSLRVGHQPGQDRLIAEAAAAAAAAEVAVVVVVDVTAESMDRSTLALAADQDELIAAVAAANPRTVVVLNTSGAVLMPWLPAVPAVIANWYGGQEQGNAVAAMLFGDAEPGGRLPETFPATETQGPAKRPVEFPGDGKQVYYDEGLAVGYRWYARSGERPLFPFGHGLSYTTFALSDLRVVPAPHGHRATVRVRNTGSRAGSEVVQLYVTFPAPAGEPPSQLKAFAKVTLKPGASATVALDVRREALAVWRSVEDGWTLLPGSYEFAVGRSSADLPLRTTVRVTR; the protein is encoded by the coding sequence ATGCGGGTCAGTCGTCGTTCGCTGCTGAGACTGGGGGGTGCCGGCACGGTTGCCGCCGGCCTCTCCGCCGTGGGGCCCGGGGCCGCCGCCTCGGACAAGGACTCGGGTGCGAGCGGCAAAGGTGCCGAGAACACCAAGGACACCGGAGCCCGGACCGCCGAAGGGGCCGCGTCCGTGTCCGTCGGCCCCGTGACGCAGCCCGGGTCGAAGGCGGCCCGGGCGAAGGCCGTCGAGATGGTCGCGCGGATGACCACCGACGAGAAGATCGCGCTGCTGCACGGGGTGAACGTCAAGGCGGAGGTCGCCCGGCCCGGGTACATCGGCAAGGTGGTGGGGAACGAGCGTCTCGGCATCCCCGCGACCATCCTGGCGGACGGGCCGAGCGGGGTGGGGAACGGGTCGACGGGGGTGACGCAGTGGCCGTGCTCCAAGGCACTGGCGGCGACCTGGGACCCGGCCGCGGCCGAGAGTTACGGGAAGGCGTACGGCGGTGAGCAGGCGGCCAAGGGGCACAACGTGGCGCTGGGGCCGTGCGTCAACATCCTGCGGACGCCCCGGTGGGGCCGGTCCTTCGAGACGTTCACGGAGGACCCGCACCTCAACGCGGCGCTGGCGGGCCCTGTCGTACGGGGCATCCAGTCGCACCACGTGATCGCGACGGTGAAGCACTTCGCGGCCAACAACCAGGAGACGCTGCGGCACTCCATCGACGTGGTGGTCTCCCAACGCGCCCTGCACGAGATCTACTTCCCCGCGTTCCGGGCGGCCGTCCAGCAGGGTGGCGTCGGCGCGGTGATGACCGCGTACAACAAGGTCAACGGGGTCTGGACGCACGAGAACCGCACCCTGGTCCAGGACGTGCTGCGGGACGGCTGGGGTTTCGACGGGATGGTGATGTCGGACTGGGGCGGCACCCACAGCACGGTGCGGACGGCCGAGGCGGGGTCCACCACCGAGATGCCCGGGTCGACGTACTTCGGTACGGCTCTCGCGTCGGCGGTCGCGCGGGGGGCGGTCACCGGGGAGACGCTCGACTCGATGGCCGTGCAGGTGCTGACGGCGATGTACCGGGTGGGGCTCTTCGACCACCCGCTCCCGGACCCGTTGACGCTGCTGGACACGGTGGTCTCCACCGAGGAGAACCGCCTGCTGGCCCGTCGGATCGGGGTCCAGGGCAGCGTGCTGCTGAAGAACGCGGGCGGGGTGCTGCCGTTCGCGGTTCCCCGGTCCGTGGCGGTGATCGGGGACGCCGCCGGGGCGGGGTACCGCTCGCACGGCGGGGGTTCGGGGAGCGTGAACCCGTACGGCGGGGTGGTGACCCCGCTCGCCGGGATCACGGCCCGTGCGGCGAGCGCCCCGGGTGGCGTCCCGGTGTCGTACGCGCGCGGCACCCTCGGGGTGGGCGCGCTGCCCGCCGTGCCCGCCGAGGTGCTGGGCGCGGGGCTGCGCGCGGTCTACTACGCCTCGGGCGACCTCACCGGTGCGGTCCTCGCCACCACGACCACCGACCGCCTCGACTGGACGGGGGCTCCGGCCCCGGTGAGCGGCCGGACCGGTGCCTGGTCGGCCCGGTACACCGGTACGTACACGGCGTCCGTCGCCGGGCGTCACCGGTTCTCGCTCAGCGGCGGCGGGGCGGTGGTCCTGACGATCGACGGGTCGGTGGTGGCCGATTTCGCGACCGGGGCCGAGGCGGTCCAGAACGGCTTCGTGACCCTGGCGGAGGGCCCCCACACCATCGAGGTCACCTACCGGCACGCCTCCGGGACCCCGAGCCTGCGGGTCGGCCACCAGCCGGGGCAGGACCGGCTGATCGCGGAGGCGGCTGCCGCGGCGGCCGCGGCCGAGGTGGCGGTGGTGGTGGTCGTGGACGTGACGGCCGAGAGCATGGACCGCTCCACCCTGGCCCTCGCCGCCGACCAGGACGAGCTGATCGCCGCGGTCGCCGCGGCCAACCCCCGTACCGTGGTGGTGCTCAACACCTCGGGCGCCGTGCTGATGCCGTGGCTGCCCGCGGTCCCGGCGGTGATCGCCAACTGGTACGGCGGCCAGGAACAGGGCAACGCGGTCGCCGCGATGCTCTTCGGTGACGCGGAGCCCGGGGGCCGCCTCCCGGAGACCTTCCCGGCGACGGAGACGCAGGGGCCGGCCAAGCGGCCGGTGGAGTTCCCCGGCGACGGGAAGCAGGTCTACTACGACGAGGGGCTGGCCGTCGGGTACCGCTGGTACGCGCGCTCGGGCGAGCGGCCGCTCTTCCCGTTCGGCCACGGCCTGTCGTACACCACCTTCGCCCTCTCCGACCTCCGGGTGGTTCCCGCCCCGCACGGTCACCGGGCGACCGTGCGGGTCCGCAACACCGGCTCCCGGGCGGGCAGCGAGGTCGTGCAGCTGTACGTCACCTTCCCCGCGCCCGCGGGCGAACCCCCGTCGCAGCTCAAGGCGTTCGCCAAGGTGACGCTGAAGCCGGGCGCCTCGGCCACCGTCGCGCTGGACGTCCGCCGGGAGGCGCTGGCGGTGTGGCGGTCGGTGGAGGACGGCTGGACCCTGCTGCCGGGGTCGTACGAGTTCGCGGTGGGCCGCTCCTCGGCCGACCTGCCTCTGCGCACAACGGTGCGGGTCACCCGGTAG
- a CDS encoding von Willebrand factor type A domain-containing protein: MNHGTSRHPAGRARAGAAFAALLVSAALLAGCSASGSGGHSSDGYAADKSGGSVPAPAATDAAGKQAKGDAPAPDYLSTFALDVDTASYGYARRVLADGQLPKPETVRPEEFVNSFKQGYARPGGDGFSVSVDGARTGGGAEDWSLLRVGLATKAADDTAPRPPAALTFVVDISGSMAETGRLDLVRTSLAYLTEQLRDDDSVALVTFSDEAETVLPMTALRGHRTKIREAVEALHTDSATNVAAGVERGYDEAVEGRREGATNRVVLLSDALANTGETDADAILERIDSSRREYGITLFGVGVGSDYGDALMERLADKGDGNTTYVADEAQARKVFVDQLPAHVQLRARDAKAQVAFDRKTVQQFKLIGYEDRAVADEDFRDNSVDGGEVGPGHTVTALYAVHLRKGASGHVATATVRWLDPKTRKAREETGSVETDALGGALWGAADARLQVTAAAAYFADILRGGTLPGAPGLGELTSRTRKLAAETEDGSVAKLADAISQAAELTGEEGEMPSAPAEGEMD; this comes from the coding sequence ATGAACCACGGCACATCGAGACACCCGGCCGGCCGGGCGCGGGCAGGGGCGGCGTTCGCCGCGCTGCTGGTGAGCGCCGCGCTGCTCGCCGGATGCTCGGCGAGCGGCTCGGGCGGCCACAGCTCCGACGGCTACGCCGCGGACAAGAGCGGCGGGAGCGTCCCCGCCCCCGCGGCCACCGACGCGGCGGGCAAACAGGCGAAGGGCGACGCGCCCGCGCCCGACTACCTCTCCACCTTCGCGCTCGACGTGGACACCGCCAGTTACGGATACGCGCGCCGCGTCCTCGCCGACGGGCAGCTCCCCAAGCCCGAGACGGTACGGCCCGAGGAGTTCGTCAACAGCTTCAAACAGGGGTACGCCCGACCCGGCGGCGACGGCTTCTCCGTCAGCGTCGACGGGGCGCGCACCGGGGGAGGGGCGGAGGACTGGTCGCTGCTGCGGGTCGGACTCGCCACCAAGGCCGCCGACGACACCGCCCCGAGGCCGCCCGCCGCCCTCACCTTCGTCGTCGACATCTCCGGATCCATGGCCGAAACCGGCCGCCTGGACCTGGTGCGCACCTCGCTCGCGTACCTCACCGAGCAACTGCGCGACGACGACTCGGTGGCCCTGGTCACCTTCAGCGACGAAGCCGAGACCGTACTCCCCATGACCGCACTGCGCGGCCACCGCACGAAGATCCGCGAGGCCGTCGAAGCGCTCCACACGGACAGTGCCACCAACGTCGCCGCCGGGGTGGAACGCGGCTACGACGAGGCCGTGGAAGGCCGCCGCGAGGGAGCCACCAACCGCGTCGTGCTGCTCTCCGACGCTCTCGCCAACACCGGGGAGACGGACGCCGACGCGATCCTGGAGCGGATCGACAGCTCACGGCGCGAGTACGGCATCACCCTCTTCGGCGTCGGCGTGGGCAGCGACTACGGCGACGCGCTGATGGAACGGCTCGCCGACAAGGGCGACGGCAACACCACGTACGTCGCCGACGAGGCCCAGGCCCGCAAGGTCTTCGTCGACCAGCTCCCCGCCCACGTCCAGCTGCGCGCCCGCGACGCCAAGGCACAAGTCGCCTTCGACCGGAAGACGGTCCAGCAGTTCAAGCTCATCGGGTACGAGGACCGGGCCGTCGCCGACGAGGACTTCCGCGACAACAGCGTGGACGGCGGCGAGGTCGGCCCCGGGCACACGGTGACCGCGCTCTACGCCGTACACCTGCGCAAGGGGGCCTCGGGCCATGTCGCCACCGCCACCGTGCGCTGGCTCGACCCGAAGACCCGGAAGGCGCGGGAGGAGACCGGATCGGTGGAGACCGACGCCCTCGGCGGAGCGCTCTGGGGCGCCGCCGACGCACGCCTCCAAGTGACAGCGGCGGCGGCCTACTTCGCCGACATCCTGCGCGGCGGAACCCTCCCCGGCGCCCCGGGACTCGGCGAACTCACCTCCCGGACGCGGAAACTGGCCGCCGAGACCGAGGACGGCTCGGTGGCCAAGCTGGCCGACGCCATCAGCCAGGCCGCCGAACTCACGGGCGAGGAAGGCGAGATGCCGAGCGCACCGGCCGAGGGGGAGATGGACTGA